A region of the Oncorhynchus nerka isolate Pitt River linkage group LG26, Oner_Uvic_2.0, whole genome shotgun sequence genome:
AAAAACTACAGAAGTCTATTGAAATGATTGAGTCGTGGTCCAACATGTGGCGAGTAAAATTGAACCCACAAAAGACCCAATGTGTCCTCTTCACAAAAAGCACAGGGAAAAAGACCAGGAAACCCATAGATCTCAAACTCTACGGTGAAACAATAAAAGTAGGAAAAGAAGCAAAATTCCTTGGAGTCACCTTCCAGAATAACATGAGCTGGACAACTCATATAgcgaacatagagagagagggacgaaaaAGACTAAACCACCTAAAAACGCTGTGCGGAAGAAAATATGGAGCCTCACCTCAGACAGTGCTGAAAGTCTACACCAGCTACATCCGCCCCCTCTTTGAATACGCCCTGCCAGCCTGGATAACAGCTTCACCACAGCAGATGAATCGGCTACAGACAGTCCAAAACATGGCAGCAAAAATGGCTTACAGACTACCAAGATACATCAGCAACCACTACGTTAACAGCATATCTGGACTGACATCAATCAacaacagacagtcagtcattggCCAGAAGTTCATCAACAGAGCCACTCACAACCCATCATTGAAGGAAGCCGTGGGACAGGCCAAATGGACCACAGATACACCCATGTCCATAATGCTAAAGCTGacctagaagagaggaagaaaaaaaaataaaggaaaaaaaggaaaaaatacaaaaaaaatacaaaaattaataaaattacaaaaaaaaaagtgtgtgtgtatgaaaatGTGTAGATATTTGTGAAAATGTGTAGATATATGTGATTGCACTCCTTAGCAGCCCGACCCCTCTCCCCATGCACAGCTGTAAGCTACAACTCTAATGAAGCCCTTTTATCCCTCTCTTATTcctcctttttttattttttatttataaacAAAACACCACAAACTCATGTCGGGAAAAGCAAAAAGGTGAAACTGACCGTTCTGATAAAAACCCTAGGGCATTCAGCCTCGGGGGATGCCCTGCTGACCACACCCTTCTTCCTTGTTCCTGGCCTGCCCTGCCTCTTCCACTAATCCAATTGTTGCTTATGGACAGAAAAGAGCAGAGGCTCTGAGCTGTCCGATCAGGTCCATTGTCTACTTGTCTTGTCTTCCAGTTCACAAGTCTGAGAAGACGCATGAAGAAGTTCTTGCTTCAACAGTGATTGAACGGAACTCATCTGCCTTCGTCCCGCATCATAGAACATTCCTGGTTGTTGACATAGTACTTACTTGAACTGTAATAGCAAAATAGTCGAAGAAACTCTATTTTTGTACCGTTCATTTGGATATTAAAGAAAATCTGCCAAAATGGAGTCTCAGATCCGCCAGAACTATCACCACGATTGCGAAGCTGCTATCAACCGGATGATCAATTTGGAGATGTTTGCCTCCTACACCTACACTTCAATGGTAAGGAGTCTACCAAGGTGACCGTTTTGTTTTACCTTATTATTCCTGGGCCTAAATGCCTCTTTCACCTTTTTATTCTGTTGGTCTAGATAATTAATAGCCAAGAAATTCCGTGAAGTGCATATTTGTTTTTTTCAAATGAAGCCGGGAATCTATCCTATCTTGGACAGAGCGCGTAACAACTCCTTGACAGGTTAATCTGCAGATTACCAAGtagactacagactagactgatTCATGCCTTTGTCATAAAGTTTAGTTGCCACAACGAACACAACGCCCAGTCACGTTTGGCATGTTCTTTTTTGTTTATCCACCCAGGCTTTCTATTTCTCCCGTGACGATGTGGCTCTGCCTGGTTTCGCGCATTTCTTCAAGGAGAACAGCGACGAGGAGCGGGAGCACGCCGACAAGCTACTCTCCTTCCAGAACAAGAGAGGTGGACGCATTTTACTCCAGGACATCAAGGTGAGCGCCTGAGCGTCGAAAAACACATTTAGATTGTAGACCGATAAATGTCTTTACCACTTGTACACACTCATCCATGGAGTAAGTTGATCTAGAGAACCTGGAGTGCTGAACATACTGCCTCTAACCACTGAACTGAAAGTGTAAGGGGTGTAACTAAACTTTATCCTAACCTTAACATCTGCTAGTAGTCATTAACATTTCTGTGTTCACTCTGTCCTGTGTAGAAGCCAGAAGGTGATGAGTGGGGCAATGGGCTGGAGGCAATGCAGTGTGCTCTGCAGCTGGAGAAGAATGTCAACCAGGCCCTGCTGGACCTGCACAAGATTGCCTCTGACAAGGTTGACCCCCATGTAAGTTATGGTGGAACCACATGTATGTATCACATAGAATACAGGTTTTGTCCCAGGAGATGATCAGGTTGTATCTCTGCTAATTAATGACATGATTGTGACCTGCTTAACATGCACACAATAGTCCACAGATGCACACTATGCCGTTAATGCATAAGTATGCAAAAGGTGCAGCAggttgtctagtggttagagctttgggccagtaacagaggttgctggtttgaatcccggaGCTGAGAAGGTAAAAATATGttccgcccctgaacaaggcagttaacccactggcaTCCTAATGTGGAACAATGTAAATAAGGAgtgtttcttaactgacttgccttgttataTAATAAACTGCAGAATCTCATCTTCCCTGAGTCCATTACCACCAGGCTCTTGTGTGTTACTGTATCTACAATGGTCTGTATTCATTCTCTTGTCTGACCTGTGTTTTCCCTCTGTAGCTGTGTGACTTCCTGGAGACCCATTACCTGAATGAGCAGGTGGAGGCCATTAAGAAGCTGGGAGACCACATCACCAACCTCACCAAGATGGATGCTGTCAAAAACAAGATGGCAGAGTACCTGTTTGACAAGCACACCCTGGGAGGCCAGAGCTAAACTACTTTCATCCCCAGGCTATGGCCTCCAGCCTCAGAGCAGGACTCCTGGCTACTCTGATAGATCCTCCTGGCTTTGCATTTATAGGGAGGGGAGAGTGTTGAACTGGTGTATTGAGATGTTTCTGTTGAGAACACTACTTGTATTTGAGGCAAGGCTTCTTGTAAAACAATTTTAAAAATATCACTAAAGGTTGTTGCTGTTTTctaagtgttgacctgtagtaatgGATGTTGTATCAGTCTATTCAGGTTCTTTGCTCTGTCTTACTGAGCATCTTCATACCAGTGACAATTGTAGACCGACTAGTGGCTGAGGGTCATAACAATAGGAGAAGTTTAACATGAGTTTTAGAAAGGATGTTACCTCTGACCACAGAGGGTGTCATATACTGTATCTTATAATAGTGCCATGTCAATTAAGGGACCAACTGTCAACTCAAGCTCCATAGGATTGAAATGGTTAACTACAGTTGTGGACCTTGACTCTGTGCATCACAAGTTTATTAGACAGCCTAGAGGTCAATCAAACCTGTTAACCAGCTGTGATGAAGTTCGGCTTTAACTGACACCTAATAAATATGTACTCATTTTGTTTCAGTTGATAATGCCCAATTGTTCCCCTACAGCAAATTATGAACTGTATGCGCCAAATAGTAATGAGTCAAGCCTCTCGTTCATAAGGGGCTTATTGGAGTTGTCATATGGTCGCAGAGCTACTGGTAATTCACTGAAGACTGTCATTTTGGTAATTGACAGGCAAGCTCAACTTAAACTTTAACTGGAAAAAATATTGATCGACATTGTAAATGTGTCCGTATGGTACATGAGTACCTAGTGGATAGACACCTGGTTAAAGGGGAAAATAGCCTATTCAGCAATTGCATTTTCAATGATTGCTATATTCTTTTCGCAACTGCCACCAACATTTACAACCAAGTATTGATGAGTATCTGCtatcgcaacagctaatggggatcctaataaaataccaattaCCGAATTGGgctgcagaatgaaggaaaagcagccaacaagtgctcagcatatgtgggaactccaagacTGTTTGGAAAAGTGTGAGTACCTGAGCCCTATGACCATGCCTCAGAACTACCTGGCCTGaacactccccagtccacctggttgtgctactgctccagtttctgctgttctgcctgcatctatggaaccctgacctgttcactagaCATGCTACCTTATCCCGGGACCTGCTGTTTCGTTTCTCCATCGACCTCTCAACCTCTGAATGCTGGGCTATGAAAAgttaactgacatttactcctgaggtgctgacatgtgtcctctataaccactgtgattattatttgaccctgcttgtCACctatgaacatcttgaagaacgatctggccttaatggtcatatacagtgcattcagaaagtattcagacccatttactttttccacattttgtgacgttaaagccttattctaaaacggattacttgtttttcctcatcagtatacacacaatatcccataatgacacagcaaaaacaggttttcagacatttttgcaaatctatATAATAaatacggaaatatcacatttacacaagtattcagaccctttgctcaatactttgttgaagaaccctcggcagtgattacagcctcagtgttcttaggtatgatgctacaagcttggcacacttgtatttgtggagtttctcctattcgtttctgcagatcctctcaagctctgtcaggttggaggtgGAGCGTCGCTACACAGCGATTTTCAGTTCTCTCTAGAGAtgatcgggttcatgtccgggctcgggctgggccactcaaggacattcagagacatgtcccaaagccactcctgtgttgtcttggctgtgtgcttagggttgttgtcctgttggaagttgcaccttcacccccagtctgaggtcctgaatgctctggagcaggttttcatcaaggatctctttgtacttttctttgttcatctttccctcgatccttgctagtctcccagtcccttccactgaaaaacattccAACGGTATGATGCTTCCATCACcatgattcaccgtagggattgtgccaggtttcctccagacgtgacacgtggcattcaggccaaagagttcagtcttggtttcatcagaccagagaatcttgtttctcatggtctaagtgTCACGCCATGATCTGTTTcacttgtgattgtctccacccccttcagGTGTCAATTAttttccccggtgtatttatccctgtgtttcctgtctctctgtgcaagTTCGTagtgtcaagtcaaccagcgtgtatTTCCCGTGCCCCTGATTTTTCTAATCTCTCTTTTGccagtcctcccggttttgacacTTGCCTGCCCTCACTCTGAACCTTCCTGCcgctctgtacctcctggactctgaccttgttTTGATCTTTTTGactgtccatgaccattctcttgcctgccccttggataccaataaatatcaaagactcaaaccatctgcctcccgagtctgcatctgggtctcaccctGTGCCCTTATactaagagtcctttaggtgccttttggcaaactccaaatgggCTGACAAGTgacttttactgagaagtggcttccatctggccactctaccataaatgcctgattgatgctgcaaagatggttgtccttctggaaggttctcccatctataCAGAGGAACTAACCGccttaaaatagattttttttgttgttgtcaataTTCTGAACAAATAATGTAATCACTGTTCTGCAACATATGCTTCAACAATGAATGTATTTGCTGTGCTAGACCTAAGGGATAATGTTAGCTTTATAATTGTTATTTCATGTTCAAAATCTAGAAACCATGCCAGATTGCTAGCTAAATTAGCCCTGGAGCATGTAATATggcaataaaacaaaacaaaaatgtttgGAGATGTGTATTACACATTTATGAATAATCTAATGTTAGCATTAAATAATCAAGGCCTTTAAACACTTTGTTGGACAACAATTGTACAAATGAAATGCCTTTTATGGTGTCTGACGAAATTGACCATATCCACTTAGTTGCATTTAATGAAAAAATAGGAGGTTGTTCCTTTACATAGTGTTAATAGCTGATACTTTGGTGTGTCAAAATATAATCTTCACATTTAGTTCAAATTAAGACAAATATTTGTAGTAAAAAGTTGATTGTCCCATCTTTTAAGAATCCCTGagctctctctgccccatggcaaaaatcCATAGCTTGTAGCTACACTAAATATGATATAACCAAAGATTGTTGTTATCCAGCATTTCTGGATAATACAGGTAAGCCTAATCAAAACACTGTAATAGACTCTACAACTAACCTGGTATTGGCAGTACCTTTTTTGTTAACAAATCTGGAAACCAGTTATCCTAAACATGTCCATTTCCAGTTGCAAATGGTTCTAGAAATACCAGAGAAAACGCAGATAGAtagtaaataaaaatgtttttctgAGTTTTCTCTGGTGTTTGTGCATTTGCCTGTTGCCTTTTTTTGTGCACTTGCCTGTTTCCTTTTCTTTGCCTTACACAATCTAGTGCAGGAGTATTCAATTTACCCTACGAGGTCGGGGACATTTCCGAGGACAGCTCCAGCCGAGGACACCAAAAACGGGGGCAGGCCACCAAAAACGGGGACGTCTGGTCACCCTACTTTAGTTGATCTTACTAGCGCTTCGCCTGTCTACCGGAAGCTGTTGCtttgcaacctcttgctagcatAACAAATTAAATTAGACATCATACGATATCGGATGTGTtggtaaattcaatctggagtggcAGATCACACTCTGGGCAttagtaaattcagagcattgtcagattgtccgtttggAAATTCAAAGCGTTTCGCATTCGGAGCGTTCAGAgcccacactggacgctctggccgaggagtagggttgatccgagcgttttgacctcacaacggcaatcaagcacccaagctaactggctaactttggctagcttgctagctacttccagacacaaatgagagaacacctcactctgatcaTTTTACTCGCCCTGGCAGAGCTGGGTAggttgttttcatgttatccagagcattggtgactgtaactgtgttgctggcaacaattgaattactcctttttttgcagacgtttactgacaccggttaTATTCAATGGGTGTTACGGTTGTAAATTCATCAATTAATCTGCGCTTTGGtacactcagatgagagtgctctgaaatcggagtagatagccagagtgaattaacaatgtccattgagaacgcacattgactataccatttagctaagccTGATGTCTTAATGGCCAACTAAATGTATGTTAGGTAGGTAACATAACGGTACATACTACTGCAATGATATGCTATGCGATTCGTAAGGATATCGTAGCTAAAGAATTGTaacgtaacttatttgaaaattCATTACATTGCTGAAgattttcttaacatttgtcataattagttaaagcaatgaaatTGTATCTGCTCTCGTCTGACTTCGGCTGCAAATTGTCCACCATTTACTTAAAATTGATAAACGTTGTGTGGCCACGCCCGTTTTctcaagaattgcattatgggccctgaAAGCACGGAAATAATGTCCACTGCTTGTATACTTCGTATTTTGGCTGATTTAGTATGACATCCGGGAACTtctggcatactaactatatccattcTATGACCAATAACCATACTACATACTCCACTTACATCACAAATAGTatggttagtgcggttagtatgagtattcgaacacagctctaGTTCTTATGAATACCAATGACGTTGCAACTACATGGCTGTATTGAGCAATAACCAGCACCCTGAAAGCACCCTGTCAACAGTTGTGGAAGATCAGGTCATGTGAACTGAAGTTGTTAGGAAGGTTACTTAATTACTGTCGTCTTTGATTTTCATTAGATGTAAAAAGTTTTCCACTTCACAGTTTTAGCTTAATAACCTACGTATGGTTAGACGTAGATGTAGCTACTGATTTTGTGTAGTTATTTATTGGCTAATGTAATCAACTGACGTATCATCAAATACCATTTCTACAAAAGCCagcctttctttctctgtccacTACTGTATTCCCATACCTCATATTGAAAATTTATCTGATATTTTAAACTGATAAACCCTACAGTTTTTCTTTTGACTGCATTCTGGAAAAGGTAAACAATTAAGCTACATATGCTATTGAAACATGTGCTCTTAGAGAATGAAACAGAAGTTTACAGAACTGCTTCTCAAAGTTCAATTTCTTTTATATCCTAAATCAAACGTAAACGTAGACTATTTCTAAATTAGCCTAATATTAGAATGAGTGTTCAAATTCTTCCTATTTTCTTCTTAGGATATAACACACAATACCATTTTCAACAATAACTTCTGTAGTTAGACCTGCACTGTAGCATTGCTTAAGCTTTTAGCTGATACTACTGCTTTAGTTGTTTCCAATAGAATGTTACTTTGTAATaaacaaagtttaaaaaaataacagtCCGAGATGAAGAGGTCAAGGCGAGAGCATTTACTCTGCCCAAAACCTTTCCGCGTGTCATAAGCCCGTTTTTTTTCAAAGTATTTGAGGATTATGATCGAATCGAAGTTTCGTCATGTTTAAGGTTTTACAAATGTACTGATATATGTGGATGCATGTGGTATTCCGGAAACTTTGAAACTTTTTCCGGAAAGTTTATTTGTGCGTGGTGTTCACACGCGTACCTTCCCagtcattggctagaatggtcccacctgatcttgcaTGTCTTCATTCCTTGAGCACATGTATTTCCAGTGTTAGAGTGGTCACTCGGCTctcttgtcaatataataaatAATCTTTGCTTTAGGTCATGTGTATGAGTGGGCTCGTCTTTAAATGACCCGCCTAGTTCCTGTTGAAATTCTAAAGGTGATTGGCTACGCTCTGTGAGGGTGGATTTCATTGACGCATTCCGTTTGAACAATAAATAGAGCGAACAAGACTCCTTCCAGTTCACAGGTCTGAGAAGACGCATGAAGAAGTTCTTGCTTCAACAGTGATTGAACGGAACTCCTCTGCCTTCGTCCCGCATTATAGAACATTACGGATTGATGACAGAACGCTTTCTTGAACTgtgttgataatgggatatgtagatagggcgagtcggtcaaggatcgactcggacaaggtggtcaattatatgacaagcgacaggtttattcagagtaaagatatctggtacagcgtatatacgggcccctctgctagctcatcagagactagcaGAAGGAACCCTGCTAACAGTGAgtacaagcttcatatacagaacagaaagtaggttgatttctaggagatcggatcttcggattggatcaggctggggtgtagtcatccggcattggctcagttgtctgtccatcatcgtagaatcctgccatgcctgttcttggtcgtcacaccatggtcagctgaaaaggagatttggtgtgtgcgctatcttcagtcacacaatgttcggctgggagggagattatgtgtgtgtgctagtttGTCTCCaagtctaggctttctgccaatctgtgggtgtcttatctgggtgtcctcggcagctatgtgtgtactgtatgtgcgtcgtccctgtcttctggggtcagtgtgtaagagcgtatgcgtccctgtcctgtcctcaagagtccgtgtgtaatgtgtgtgcgtcCCTATCTTGTCCTCGAGAGtcagtgtgtaatgtgtgtgcgtccctatcttcaggggagttgtggccgaactgacggctagcacctgtggctaggagtatcctgttgtgacagtgttgtggatgatttaagtgagtgtgtgtgtgagagatatcctaTATGGGGCCTAACATGTTTTACTATGAAAATACATTGTCTCAGCTATAGcaatgtaatgtcacctacataagaattagcagtcctctacaACTGTAAATGCAAAATAGTCTAAGAAACTCTATTTTTGTACTTTTCATTTTGATATAAAAGAATCTGCCGAGATGGAGTCTCAGATCCGCCAGAACTATCACCACGATTGCGAAGCTGCCATCAACCAGATGATCAACTTGGAGATGTTTGCCTCCTACACCTACACCTCAATGGTAAGGAGTCTACCAAGAGGGCCGTGTTGTTGATCTACCTGTGTATTATTATGCCTGGGCCTAAATGGCGTTTTTTCACTTGACTTTTTTGTTGTCCTAGACAATTAATAGCCAAGGATCTCAACTCCGTGCAGTACATTTGAGTTTTACTTGGCAAGGCTATTAAGACCCTCCAGGTTGGTATAGCGTTCAAATGAAGCCGGGAATCTATCCTACCTTGGACAGCGCATTACAACTCCTTGACAGGTTAATTGTCATGTTACCAAGtagactacagactagactgactCATCCCTATCATCAAGCTTAGTTGCCACAACATGAACAGAATGCCGAGTCACGTTTGTCATGTTTTTTCTAACTATAATGTTTTATGTTTATCCACCCAGGCTTTCTATTTCTCCCGTGACGATGTGGCTCTGCCTGGCTTCGCGCATTTCTTCAAGGAGAACAGCAACGAGGAGCGGGAGCACGCGGAGAAGCTACTCTCCTTCCAGAACAAGAGAGGTGGACGCATTTTACTCCAGGACATCGAGGTGAGCGCCTGAGCATCAAACACATTTAGATTGTAGACTGATAGAATGTCTTTACTCCATGGAGGAGAGCGTCTCCAGTGTTAAGTTGATATAGAGAACTTGGAGTTGTCCAAAACATACTGCCTCTAACCACTGAACTGAAAGTGTGAGGGGTATAACTCTGTTCACTTTATCTTACCTTAATGTCTGCTTGTAGTCCCTAACCCTCGTGtgtactctctgtcctgtatagAAGCCAGAACGTGATGAGTGGGGCAATGGGCTGGAGGCCATGCAGCATGCTCTGCAGCTGGAGAAGAATGTGAACCAGGCCCTGCTGGACCTGCACAAGATTGCCTCTGACAAGGTTGACCCCCATGTAAGTTATGGTGGAACTGCACATCACATGTATGTATCGCATAAAATACAGGTACTGTCTCAGGAGATGATCAGGTTGTTGTAGCTCTGATAACTAATGACACAGGATGTTGACCTGCTTCACACGCACACAATAGTCCAGATGCACACAATGCAGCTAATGCATAAGGGGCGGCAggttgtctagtggttagagctttgggcctctaacaaaggttgctggattgaatcgcATAGCTGACGAGAACTATTCTGCCCCTGATCAAGAGAACCCACTGTTCCACGTTaggatgtcattgtaaataagattgatttcttaattgacttgcctagtttaaaaaaataatcaaaGCTAGAAACACTCAACCCTTATGCCGTTACCACCAGGCTCTTGTGTGTTACTGTATCTACAATAGTCTGTATTCATTCTGTTTTCTGACCCGTTTTCCATCTTTAGCTGTGTGACTTCCTGGAGACCCATTACCTGAATGAGCAGGTGGAGGCCATTAAGAAGCTGGGAGACCACATCACCAACCTCACCAAGATGGATGCTGTCAACAACAAGATGGCAGAGTACCTGTTTGACAAGCACACCCTGGGAGGCCAGAGCTAAACCACTTTCATCCCAAGACTATGGTCTCCAGCCTCAGA
Encoded here:
- the LOC115123161 gene encoding ferritin, middle subunit-like isoform X1, which produces MREHLTLIILLALAELESAEMESQIRQNYHHDCEAAINQMINLEMFASYTYTSMAFYFSRDDVALPGFAHFFKENSNEEREHAEKLLSFQNKRGGRILLQDIEKPERDEWGNGLEAMQHALQLEKNVNQALLDLHKIASDKVDPHLCDFLETHYLNEQVEAIKKLGDHITNLTKMDAVNNKMAEYLFDKHTLGGQS
- the LOC115123161 gene encoding ferritin, middle subunit-like isoform X2; the protein is MESQIRQNYHHDCEAAINQMINLEMFASYTYTSMAFYFSRDDVALPGFAHFFKENSNEEREHAEKLLSFQNKRGGRILLQDIEKPERDEWGNGLEAMQHALQLEKNVNQALLDLHKIASDKVDPHLCDFLETHYLNEQVEAIKKLGDHITNLTKMDAVNNKMAEYLFDKHTLGGQS
- the LOC135564633 gene encoding ferritin, middle subunit-like, whose amino-acid sequence is MESQIRQNYHHDCEAAINRMINLEMFASYTYTSMAFYFSRDDVALPGFAHFFKENSDEEREHADKLLSFQNKRGGRILLQDIKKPEGDEWGNGLEAMQCALQLEKNVNQALLDLHKIASDKVDPHLCDFLETHYLNEQVEAIKKLGDHITNLTKMDAVKNKMAEYLFDKHTLGGQS